The following proteins come from a genomic window of Candidatus Zixiibacteriota bacterium:
- a CDS encoding methylmalonyl-CoA mutase family protein, with amino-acid sequence MEKDKRKFLTSSNIPINELYTPEDLADFDYTRDLGYPGKYPFTRGVQKDMYRGRLWTMRQYAGFGTAKETNKRFKYLLDHGQTGLSIAFDLPTQIGYDSDHPLSSGEVGKTGVAINTLKDMEILFNGIPLDKVSTSMTINATASILLAMYVALAKKQNVPLNLLCGTIQNDILKEYIARGTYIFPPRPSMRLTTDIFKYAKENLPKFNPISVSGYHIREAGATAVQEIAFTLANGITYVQEAINSDIDVNDFGKRVSFFLNSHSNFLEEIAKFRAARRLWARILKDRFGASEDACKFRFHTQTAGCTLTAQQAENNIIRVTLQALSSVLGGTQSLHTNSMDEALSLPSEKAAQIALRTQQIIAYESGVTDTVDPLAGSYFIESLTNSLEAEAKKYIDYIEKNGGALWAVESGYYQKEIQRSAYEYQMMVESKEKIIVGVNRFETERAKKQTKKLFKVSKKGTQEQIKKLKEVRVKRDKNKVKESLDELRNKINTNENLMHPIIQCVEAYVSIGEICQVLKDAWGEYEQKIII; translated from the coding sequence TTGGAAAAAGATAAACGGAAATTTCTCACCAGCTCAAACATTCCCATTAATGAGCTTTATACACCGGAGGACCTTGCAGATTTCGATTACACAAGAGACTTAGGTTACCCAGGCAAATATCCTTTCACCCGCGGGGTGCAGAAGGATATGTATCGTGGCAGGCTCTGGACGATGAGGCAGTATGCCGGTTTCGGGACTGCTAAGGAGACTAATAAAAGATTCAAATATCTCTTAGACCACGGTCAGACCGGACTGTCAATTGCCTTTGATCTTCCAACTCAGATTGGGTATGATTCTGACCATCCGCTATCTTCAGGCGAAGTTGGGAAAACCGGGGTTGCTATTAATACGCTCAAAGATATGGAGATACTGTTTAATGGAATACCCCTGGATAAAGTCAGCACCTCGATGACCATAAATGCCACGGCGTCTATTCTTCTGGCGATGTATGTGGCTTTAGCTAAGAAACAAAATGTCCCCTTGAACCTGCTCTGCGGAACGATTCAAAATGACATCTTAAAAGAATATATTGCTAGGGGAACATATATCTTTCCACCCCGTCCCTCGATGAGGCTGACCACTGACATTTTCAAATATGCTAAAGAAAACCTGCCTAAATTCAACCCGATAAGTGTTAGCGGTTATCACATAAGAGAGGCTGGAGCAACTGCGGTTCAGGAGATTGCTTTTACTTTAGCCAATGGGATAACTTACGTGCAGGAGGCGATCAATTCGGACATAGACGTGAATGATTTTGGTAAGAGGGTTTCATTTTTCCTGAATTCCCACAGCAACTTTCTTGAGGAGATAGCCAAGTTCAGAGCCGCAAGAAGGCTCTGGGCAAGAATTCTGAAGGACAGGTTCGGTGCTTCTGAGGATGCATGTAAATTCAGATTCCACACTCAGACTGCTGGATGCACACTTACTGCCCAACAGGCAGAAAACAACATCATCCGGGTAACCTTGCAGGCGCTTTCTTCAGTTTTGGGAGGCACTCAATCTCTGCACACTAACTCAATGGATGAGGCTTTAAGCCTCCCCTCAGAAAAGGCGGCACAGATTGCTCTGAGAACCCAGCAGATAATAGCTTATGAAAGCGGGGTTACTGATACAGTCGATCCTCTGGCTGGTTCTTATTTTATCGAGTCACTTACCAACAGCCTGGAAGCAGAGGCAAAAAAATATATAGATTATATCGAAAAAAACGGTGGGGCATTATGGGCAGTTGAATCTGGATATTATCAGAAAGAGATCCAGAGAAGCGCTTATGAATACCAGATGATGGTAGAGTCAAAGGAGAAAATAATTGTAGGCGTGAACAGGTTTGAGACCGAGAGGGCAAAGAAGCAGACCAAAAAGCTTTTCAAGGTGAGCAAGAAAGGAACCCAGGAACAGATAAAGAAATTAAAAGAGGTAAGAGTAAAAAGAGACAAAAATAAAGTAAAAGAATCGCTGGATGAATTGAGAAACAAAATCAACACCAATGAAAATCTGATGCATCCGATTATTCAGTGTGTGGAGGCTTATGTCTCAATCGGAGAAATCTGCCAGGTGTTAAAAGATGCCTGGGGAGAGTATGAACAAAAGATAATAATCTAA
- a CDS encoding biotin/lipoyl-binding protein, with the protein MKYVAEIEDKSYQIDITETDGKLEVKLDGKPVSVDFSQVKPPNFFSFLVDNKSFDVEIIKNSESYWVNLNGRKYECVLEDEKLSRLKDIAGFKKEIVHEKELKTPMPGLVLAIEVKEGDLVKTGQGVAIVEAMKMENELKAKFDGKVKKIKVKPGQAVDRDEVLVIFE; encoded by the coding sequence ATGAAATATGTTGCCGAAATAGAAGATAAAAGCTATCAAATAGATATAACTGAGACTGATGGAAAGTTAGAAGTGAAACTGGATGGGAAGCCGGTATCAGTTGATTTCTCTCAAGTCAAACCTCCAAACTTCTTCTCTTTTTTGGTAGACAATAAATCTTTCGACGTGGAAATAATAAAAAATTCTGAGTCTTACTGGGTTAATCTGAACGGGAGAAAATATGAATGTGTTTTAGAAGACGAGAAGCTTTCCAGACTCAAAGATATTGCTGGTTTTAAAAAAGAGATTGTGCACGAGAAGGAGCTTAAAACTCCAATGCCGGGTCTGGTTCTGGCAATTGAGGTCAAAGAAGGAGACCTGGTTAAAACGGGACAGGGTGTTGCCATTGTCGAGGCGATGAAGATGGAAAATGAATTAAAGGCAAAATTCGATGGCAAGGTGAAAAAGATTAAGGTGAAGCCAGGACAGGCAGTGGACAGGGATGAAGTTTTGGTGATATTTGAATAA
- the accC gene encoding acetyl-CoA carboxylase biotin carboxylase subunit — translation MFKKILIANRGEIAVRIIRACRELGIKAVAVYSEIDRKGLHVRMADEAYLIGPSPSTASYLNMEKLIEVAKKAGCEGIHPGYGFLAENSTFARKVEDEGLVFIGPPASAIELLGDKMAARKTMKKAGIEVVPGTEEPLESEEQGLRIARKIGFPILIKAAGGGGGKGMRVVRQEKDLKEAMRACASEAKSAFADARIYIEKYLEKPRHVEIQILGDKFGNVIHLGERECSIQRRHQKVIEESPSPIVDEKMRKKMGETAVKAAKAAGYYNAGTMEFLVDSDKNFYFLEANTRLQVEHPVTEMVTGIDIAKEQMKIASGSPLSYKQEDVSWKGAAIECRIYAEDPENNFLPSTGLVSYYEEPAGPGIRVDAGLYEGCEIPIYYDPIIGKLIAWGVNRDEAIQRMKRALSEYHISGVATTIPFHIQVMDNEKFKRGELSTHFIEEEFSQGVKVTLEEDELKMVALFAALAEYQNKIMVQRFKGSRVQGEKIKHNPWKMEGRRRGLRRSEF, via the coding sequence ATGTTCAAAAAAATTCTTATAGCCAACCGCGGTGAAATTGCAGTCAGGATTATCCGGGCTTGTAGAGAGTTAGGGATTAAGGCGGTAGCGGTTTACTCCGAAATAGACCGGAAAGGATTACACGTGCGGATGGCGGATGAAGCTTACCTCATCGGTCCTTCACCCTCCACGGCCAGTTATCTCAACATGGAAAAGTTGATTGAGGTGGCAAAAAAAGCCGGTTGTGAAGGGATTCATCCGGGTTACGGTTTCCTTGCGGAGAACTCCACCTTTGCCCGGAAAGTGGAGGACGAAGGGCTGGTTTTCATAGGTCCACCTGCCTCAGCCATTGAACTTTTAGGGGATAAAATGGCTGCCAGGAAAACCATGAAAAAAGCAGGGATAGAAGTCGTGCCAGGGACAGAGGAGCCTTTAGAATCTGAAGAACAAGGACTCAGGATAGCTCGAAAAATAGGTTTTCCAATTTTGATTAAGGCCGCAGGAGGTGGTGGAGGAAAGGGGATGAGAGTCGTAAGACAAGAAAAAGATTTGAAAGAGGCGATGAGAGCCTGTGCCTCTGAAGCCAAATCCGCTTTCGCGGATGCCAGGATTTATATCGAGAAATATCTGGAAAAGCCAAGACACGTGGAGATTCAAATCCTGGGAGATAAATTCGGAAACGTGATACATTTAGGTGAAAGAGAGTGCTCTATCCAGAGACGACATCAAAAGGTGATCGAGGAATCTCCTTCGCCCATCGTGGATGAAAAGATGAGAAAGAAAATGGGTGAGACTGCAGTCAAGGCGGCTAAAGCGGCTGGATACTATAATGCCGGCACAATGGAGTTTCTGGTCGACTCTGATAAGAATTTTTATTTCCTGGAGGCAAATACCCGTCTTCAGGTAGAACATCCGGTTACCGAAATGGTCACCGGGATCGACATAGCCAAAGAGCAGATGAAGATCGCATCTGGTTCACCTCTGAGTTACAAGCAAGAGGATGTTTCTTGGAAAGGTGCGGCTATTGAATGTAGAATCTATGCGGAGGACCCAGAAAACAACTTTCTTCCGTCAACTGGGCTGGTATCTTACTATGAAGAGCCGGCTGGTCCGGGTATCAGAGTTGATGCTGGTTTATACGAGGGTTGTGAAATCCCTATCTACTATGACCCTATCATAGGCAAATTGATCGCCTGGGGTGTCAATCGTGACGAAGCTATCCAGAGGATGAAAAGAGCTTTATCCGAATATCATATTTCAGGCGTGGCTACCACCATACCTTTTCACATCCAGGTGATGGACAACGAAAAGTTCAAACGCGGAGAGCTGTCCACCCATTTTATCGAGGAAGAGTTCAGTCAAGGGGTTAAAGTGACACTTGAAGAAGACGAGTTGAAGATGGTGGCGTTGTTTGCGGCATTAGCGGAATATCAAAACAAAATAATGGTTCAAAGGTTCAAAGGTTCAAGGGTTCAAGGAGAAAAAATAAAACATAATCCGTGGAAGATGGAAGGAAGAAGGAGAGGTTTGAGAAGATCTGAGTTCTGA